A stretch of DNA from Halobacillus litoralis:
ATAGCGGCTTCGCCACTAAACCAGCCCCTCCAATTACAGCAAAGGCAACGACATAGTCCAGAAACGCCTGGAGAGGGGTCATAATATAGGCGCCAGTCATGATTTGATAGATTCCTAGTAGCAGGCCGGTGGTGACGCCCCCTTTCAAGCCCCAGCGAAAGGCCATGATAAACACAGGGACCATCGAAAACGAAACTGATCCTCCCTGCGCCCACAGTTTAAAAGATAAAAACGGGATGATATCCAACAATAATGCGAGTGCTGAAAAGATCGCAACATCTACGAGAAATAAAACGCGACGATTTCTCATTTCAACATTCCTCCTAAAAAAAGACACAAAAAAAGCAACGCCAAATAGGGAAGCTTCCTGATGGAGGAGTCCCAATTTTGCATTGCACCATCAAAAAAGCCGCCATCCCTACGCCAGTGCTAACTGACAGGTTCGAAGGGTCAGAACGAAATGTTCACTCTCAGCCGGAGGCTCCCCTTGAAGGCTTTATACCGTTTACTTTTCTTGATTTGTCTCTATTATAATAAACTTTTTACTAGATTACAAAACCTTTTCTATTTCCCGGGCAATCATTTCGTGTTCGTGTACATTTGGAAAAATTCCAGCGTGCGCTCGATGATCATATCCTTATCATAATCAAGTGTGGCCACATGGTAACTGTTTTCCAGATGGATGATCTCTTTATGTTCAGAAAACACCGATTCGAATATGACTTCTGAATTGTGAGGTGGAACGACGTGATCCTCATCCGATACGAAAATCATGATCGGGCAGTGGATTTCGTCAAGCCTGTCCTTCACTTTACCCATCAACGTGACGAGCTCCCCGATCGATTTCACCGGCGTGCGGTCATACGCCAGTTCAACGGTTTCCGGATCCTTGATATCGGAACCGATCGCATCTATAAATCGTTCGTCCATTCCCTGACTATTTTCAAGTGCTGGTATATCGATAGCTGCATTGATCGGAATGACGCCTTCAATATCCCGGTGTTCACTCGCCATATACAACGCAAGGGTTCCCCCCATCGATAACCCGACGACAAATATTTTCGAACACCTTTCTTTCAACCAGGTGTAAGCTTCTTCTACGGATTGCACCCAGTCCATATGAGAGGTCGATTCCATGTCCTCTGGGGTCGTTCCGTGCCCTTTCAACCGCGGACAGCAGACGGTATAACCTGACCTTGCATACGCTTCGACTAATGGCTTCATGCTCTGTGTTGTCCCGGTAAACCCGTGAGAGACGAGAATGCCGACTTCATTACCCTCGAAGCGCATCTCCTCCGCTCCATGTATCACTTTTTCCATTCAACCCCACTCCTTTGGCTTTCTCTTTTCCTAGAATTTTTTGTAACACCGTTTTTTCCAGCCACTTCCACGGCAGTAAACGTTTGAACCACACATTCGCCCGCACTCCGGCACCGATGGGATAGCGGAGTTTCACGAGCGTTTCTTTTTCCATCAGTCCGGTCATCAGATCAGAAACGTCCTGAGGGTTGCCGTGTGATTCACTGTTCAAAGCATTCCACAACCCTTTTATGTAATCGGCGTAAGGAGATTCAGGGTCCTGGACTTCTTCCGGCATTTCAAGTCCTGTCGACCAAATATTTGTCTGATAAGAGCCTGGCTCGATCAGCGCGACATCAATCCCGAACGGTTTCACTTCGAAACGGAGACTTTCCGATAATCCCTCCAATGCGTGTTTGGATGAAACATAAGCTGATAAGCCCTGGAAAACCGATCAATCCGCTCACACTGCTGACATTTAAAATCTTCCCACTTCCCTGGGCACGCATCAGTGGCAGAACCGCTTTCGTAACGGCAATCACTCCAAAGACATTCGTATCAAACTGCTTACGGTATGTTTCAAGCGGCACCTGTTCAAGAAATCCACCGACCGCATAGCCCGCGTTATTCACGAGGACATCCAGGCGTTCCAGCGTATTCACTTTCTTTGAAAAACGCGCGATGGACTTTTCATCTGTCACATCCAAAGGCCACACTTCGATGCGGTTGCGTACTTCCTCATCAAGTGTTTGGTAGGCGGCTGCCTTTTGTACATTTCTCATCGTGGCGATGACACGAAATCCTTTTTCGGCACATTTCACTGCTGTATGGAAACCGAATCCACTGGATGCGCCTGTAATGAGTACGGTTTGTTTCATAATCTGACTCCCCCTTGTGCTAATCGTTACCCCATATCATTCGCTGTCACACCCTTATTCTCCTCTTTCCCGGAAACCTAAACAGCTCCGTACAGGCAGATCACGGTATTATTCCGATACATAATGTATGGTTTTAGGCATATTAATGATAGAATGGTAAAGGTTATCGACCGAATAAATTTGAATAGAAAGGAAGTTTCATATTTTATGAGTACGAACATGAAGCTTCAGGCGCTTATCCCATCTTATGACCCGTGGGAAGCGTATATGGACGTGGAAGAACACGGAAAAATGACGTTATCGAATATTGAATTTACGACGACGACGCTCTGCAACATGCGTTGTGAGCACTGTGCGGTCGGATATACGCTCGGAGCAAAGGATCCCGAGGCTCTGCCGATGGACCTGCTCAGGAAGCGTCTCGATGAAATCCCTCACCTCAGGACGCTGAGCATCACGGGCGGAGAACCGATGATGTCTAAGAAATCAGTAGAAAATTATGTGGTTCCTCTGCTGAAATACGCCCATGAACGCGGAGTGCGGACACAAATCAACTCGAACTTGACGCTTCCTTATGAGCGTTACATCCCGATCATTCCTTATTTGGACGTTTTACATATTTCCCACAACTGGGGAACGATCGAAGAATTTATCCATACTGGGTTTGCCCGTATGGAACGAAAACCCTCCGAAGAAAACCGTAAGAAATTCTTTGATCGTATGGTGGAAAATTCGCAGCGGCTTTCTGAAGAAGGCGTGATGGTTTCAGCAGAAACGATGCTCAACCGTCGTACGTTCCCTTACCTTGAATCCATCCATGATCATGTCAAAGAAATGAAGTGTGCGCGCCACGAGATTCACCCGATGTATCCCGTGGATTTTGCCAGCAGCTTAGAGACGTTGAGCCTGGAACAAATGCGGGAAGGCATCAACCGGCTTCTTGACCATCGGGATGACAACATGTGGATGTTGTTTGGAACACTGCCGTACTATCCATGCAGTTCTTCCCCAGACGATCTCGATATGCTGAAGCGCCTGTACAGCGAAAAAAATGTGACGGTAAGAAACGATCCGGACGGGCGCTCCCGCCTGAACGTGAACATCTTCTCAGGTGATATTATCGTGACAGACTTCGGCGACGAGCCCGGCCTCGGAAACATTCAAGACACGAAACTTGGCGATGCCTATGAAAACTGGCTGTCTACCAAAACGGCGCAGAGTCTCAACTGCCACTGCCCTGCTGTGAAGTGCCTCGGTCCGAATGTGCTTGTGAAGAACACGTACTATGAAGGGGTCGATTTCCAAAAACGGAAAACGAACATTACGTTATAAAGTAGAAAGGAGACCGCCATGCCGACCCTTACTTTCGGAAACAAAACCATAGCTTATACGGTAGAGAGGCAAGACGTCTCTTTTATTAAGATCTACCTCGATGATTTGAATGGAGTAAAAGTGACCGTATCCCATCATAAAGAGGAAGCGAAAATCCAAGCTTTTGTTGAGAAGAAAGCGGACTGGATCCTGGAAAAATGGCAGCATACGCACGAAGATTTATACGCCGTTGATGCTCTTACTGCTTCCGAAAACGAAAAGATCGCTTACCTTGGCCGCTCCTATCGGCTGAAGATCGACCATCAGGATGAAGTCCGCTTCGCTTTTCAAAAAGGAACCTTCCTTTTTGCTTATCCTGAAAAATGGACAGAGGAAGAAGCGAACGAACACCTTCGATCAGAGGTGAACGATTGGCTATTCCGTAAGGCCAGTGAAAAATTTGCGACGCTGTCCGATTGGCAAATCCACGCAGAAGAAGACCAGTTGAAGCTTGGAATGAAAGAGGATGACCACGTTCATCTCAACTGGCGTCTGATCCAGAGGTCCAAACAGAAGATCCAAGAAACCATCGAAGATCTTATCCATGAAAAAACGTGTTAACAAAAAATGCCCAACAGGCCAATACCTGTTGGGCATTTTTTTATATGAATAAGAGAAGGCTCAAGGCCATGACAGCCATACCGGCAACGACCCCATAAATCGATAAATGCGCTTCTCCATATCTTCTTGATGCAGGAAGCAGTTCATCCAGGGAAATAAACACCATGATCCCTGCCACCCCTGCAAAGAGTATACCGAACATCATATCGTTCAAGAACGGCATCAACAATAGATAAGCTAAAATGGCACCGACCGGCTCAGATAAACCACTGAGGAAAGAGAGCTTGAACGCTTTTTTCTTATCTCCTGTCGCATAGTACACAGGCACAGAAACGGCAATCCCCTCTGGAATGTTATGAATCGCAATCGCTGCAGCAATGGCTAACCCCAAGGCCGGGTCATTGAGGGCTGCCGTAAACGTCGCGATCCCTTCAGGAAAGTTGTGAATGGCGATGGCTAAAGCTGTGAACGTTCCCATTTTCAATAAATCAGGATCTTTCACGGCTGTTTCCCGGTTCGCCATGTCTTCCACTTTTTTCACTTCGTGAGGATTCCCTGACTTCGGTATGAATTTATCGATAAGTGCGATGACGAGCATTCCTCCGAAGAAGGCGCCGACCGTCGTCCACCGACCTGCTTCATTCCCCATCGCATCGACGAGTGAATCCTGTGCTTTAAAAAAGATTTCCACCATAGATACATAGATCATAACCCCTGCCGAAAAACCGAGCGCAAGAGAAAGGAACTTCGTGTTCGTCGTCTTCGCAAAAAAAGCGATCAAACTCCCTACACCTGTGGCTAATCCGGCAAGCAAGGTAAGCCCGAATGCCAATAACAAGTTTTCCATTGTACCTCTCCTTCAGTTCGAACATTTTCAATAAGCCTATTGTATCGAAGGTTTTTCCTTAGAGCAACTTTTTTAGTTTCAGTTATATTTTATGAGCCCATAAAATAAGTGCTACACATTATTCTCAACTTTTATATTCATATTTAGCGCCTTCCGTGCATAATCTATTCTTTTTTGCCCATAAAAAAACCACCCTCCGTTCAGGAAAGTGGTAACTTACGGAAAATATTGAAATTGGGCTTCTACCCTGGCGACGGTTTCAAGCGTCCCCGGTTCAATTGGAGTGGCGGTCGCTCCGAGTACGTCAGCTTTTTGGAAGCTTTGCATGGGAACCGCGGGCGTGGTGCCTAATTCAATGATTTTGACTGGCGTTTGGTCCAAATTCAATCCCATTGTATTCGCGATGGTCTGCGCATTCGCTAACGCGTTCCCGAGGGCGATTTTTAACGCTGCCTGATAATTTTGATAGGGATCGCTCACTGTAAACGCAATACTTGAGATCCGGTTCGCCCCAGCGGCTACTGCTGTATCAATGACATAACCCGTTTGACTCACATCGTCAATCGTCACTTTCAGGGTATGGGTCACTTGATAGCCGCGGAACTCCTGCTTGCCATCCACATAATCATACTCAGGGAAGATGAAGTAGTCCGCTGTCTGAATATTTTCTTCCGCAATGCCGGCAGCCATTAACTGATTGCGGACGTTTTCCATCGTTTGGGCATTTTCCTGCTGTGCTTTTTCCAAGTTTTTGTCCTTTGTTACGACACCGATGTTTACATTGGCAACATCCGGCCGCACTTGAACTTTACCAACGCCATTAACTTTAAGAAGTCTTCTCTCTCCTTCTCTTCCGATCTGTCTCATACCAGGATAATACATCTCGCATCTCCTCCTTTTTTATTTAATGAATAAAGGCAATGGATTATGTCCTTTCTTCAGATAAGGATTTCTCCCTATACTTTTTTTTCCATTTTTTGAATAGATAGTAAAAGGGAGGTGGCGTCGATGCATCGTGCCTATGAAGAAAGTGTGGAAGAATTTAAATCTTATATTCTCGAGGGGTTACGCAAATCCGGGCATAAAAAACGGATTCTGATTTTAGGTGCGGGTATGTCCGGCCTTGTCGCCGGATCTCTTTTAAAGAACGCCGGCCATGACGTCGTTATTTTGGAAGGGAACGACCGAGTCGGCGGGAGGGTACATACCGTCCGGGAACCTTTTTCAAACGGAAACTACATAGACGTGGGTGCGATGAGAATTCCGAAAAATCACCAATACGTCCAAACGTATATTGATAAGTTCGGGCTGTCGACCAATACCTTTATTAACTCTAAACCCAATGACCTTTTGATGATCAATGGTCAACAGGTGTTCCGTTCGCAATATCAAAAAAATCCTGACCTTTTGCAATACCATCTCCTCCCACACGAACGGGGAAAAACCGCCAAGCAATTGTTTCTTGACGCCGTTCAGCCGTTCCTGGACCTTTACCGTAAAAGTTCAGATCAGGAAAAAAAGA
This window harbors:
- the thiT gene encoding energy-coupled thiamine transporter ThiT, yielding MRNRRVLFLVDVAIFSALALLLDIIPFLSFKLWAQGGSVSFSMVPVFIMAFRWGLKGGVTTGLLLGIYQIMTGAYIMTPLQAFLDYVVAFAVIGGAGLVAKPLWNAIKAKESRRLVGWIIVGCLIGSVLRFFGHFFAGIVFYGEFAPEGQPVWLYSLVYNGGYMLPAFILSSIVVSLLFVKRPKLLSH
- a CDS encoding alpha/beta hydrolase — protein: MEKVIHGAEEMRFEGNEVGILVSHGFTGTTQSMKPLVEAYARSGYTVCCPRLKGHGTTPEDMESTSHMDWVQSVEEAYTWLKERCSKIFVVGLSMGGTLALYMASEHRDIEGVIPINAAIDIPALENSQGMDERFIDAIGSDIKDPETVELAYDRTPVKSIGELVTLMGKVKDRLDEIHCPIMIFVSDEDHVVPPHNSEVIFESVFSEHKEIIHLENSYHVATLDYDKDMIIERTLEFFQMYTNTK
- the yfkAB gene encoding radical SAM/CxCxxxxC motif protein YfkAB; translated protein: MSTNMKLQALIPSYDPWEAYMDVEEHGKMTLSNIEFTTTTLCNMRCEHCAVGYTLGAKDPEALPMDLLRKRLDEIPHLRTLSITGGEPMMSKKSVENYVVPLLKYAHERGVRTQINSNLTLPYERYIPIIPYLDVLHISHNWGTIEEFIHTGFARMERKPSEENRKKFFDRMVENSQRLSEEGVMVSAETMLNRRTFPYLESIHDHVKEMKCARHEIHPMYPVDFASSLETLSLEQMREGINRLLDHRDDNMWMLFGTLPYYPCSSSPDDLDMLKRLYSEKNVTVRNDPDGRSRLNVNIFSGDIIVTDFGDEPGLGNIQDTKLGDAYENWLSTKTAQSLNCHCPAVKCLGPNVLVKNTYYEGVDFQKRKTNITL
- a CDS encoding YgjP-like metallopeptidase domain-containing protein, whose amino-acid sequence is MPTLTFGNKTIAYTVERQDVSFIKIYLDDLNGVKVTVSHHKEEAKIQAFVEKKADWILEKWQHTHEDLYAVDALTASENEKIAYLGRSYRLKIDHQDEVRFAFQKGTFLFAYPEKWTEEEANEHLRSEVNDWLFRKASEKFATLSDWQIHAEEDQLKLGMKEDDHVHLNWRLIQRSKQKIQETIEDLIHEKTC
- the zupT gene encoding zinc transporter ZupT, which produces MENLLLAFGLTLLAGLATGVGSLIAFFAKTTNTKFLSLALGFSAGVMIYVSMVEIFFKAQDSLVDAMGNEAGRWTTVGAFFGGMLVIALIDKFIPKSGNPHEVKKVEDMANRETAVKDPDLLKMGTFTALAIAIHNFPEGIATFTAALNDPALGLAIAAAIAIHNIPEGIAVSVPVYYATGDKKKAFKLSFLSGLSEPVGAILAYLLLMPFLNDMMFGILFAGVAGIMVFISLDELLPASRRYGEAHLSIYGVVAGMAVMALSLLLFI
- a CDS encoding SIMPL domain-containing protein; translation: MYYPGMRQIGREGERRLLKVNGVGKVQVRPDVANVNIGVVTKDKNLEKAQQENAQTMENVRNQLMAAGIAEENIQTADYFIFPEYDYVDGKQEFRGYQVTHTLKVTIDDVSQTGYVIDTAVAAGANRISSIAFTVSDPYQNYQAALKIALGNALANAQTIANTMGLNLDQTPVKIIELGTTPAVPMQSFQKADVLGATATPIEPGTLETVARVEAQFQYFP